A stretch of the Odontesthes bonariensis isolate fOdoBon6 chromosome 5, fOdoBon6.hap1, whole genome shotgun sequence genome encodes the following:
- the LOC142379920 gene encoding serum paraoxonase/arylesterase 2-like: MGKVAIIAIIIAALSILLGERILNFRKRALAFREVSQNHLPNCVALKSLDYGSEDITILENGLAFISTGLKYPGVPSSDVPGKIFSLDLESPRLKPMELRMPLNFDLESFNPHGISAYTDPTDDTVYLFVVNHPQHESQVELFKMMEDELSLVHLKTIKHELLHSVNDIVAVGVESFYATNDHYFSHPLLKVSEMFLLQPWTNVVYYSPEEVKVVSEGYYFANGINISRDKRHLYVVDLFGHDVHVLERKQDNSLSSVKSVALGSLCDNVEVEPETGDLWLGCHPNAAKVFMFDPKDPPGSEVIRIQNIHSDQPVVTQVYADDGNVIRGSSVATVYGGKLLIGSVFHKALCCDLK; the protein is encoded by the exons ATGGGCAAAGTGGCCATTATTGCGATTATAATAGCAGCTTTGTCGATACTGCTTGGAGAGAGGATTCTCAACTTTAG aaaAAGGGCCCTCGCTTTCAGGGAGGTGTCTCAGAATCATCTCCCCAACTGTGTTGCACTAAAAAGTCTGG attatgGGTCGGAGGATATAACCATCCTTGAAAATGGGCTTGCCTTCATCAGCACT GGGCTCAAGTACCCTGGTGTGCCATCTTCAGATGTACCCGGGAAAATCTTTTCCCTTGACCTGGAAAGTCCTCGCCTGAAACCGATGGAGCTGCGTATGCCACTGAACTTTGACCTGGAGTCATTCAACCCTCATGGCATCAGTGCATACACCGATCCGACTG ATGACACAGTGTACCTGTTCGTTGTCAATCACCCTCAACACGAAAGTCAGGTTGAGCTCTTCAAAATGATGGAGGACGAACTTTCCCTCGTGCATCTGAAGACCATAAAACATGAACTGCTCCACAG TGTAAATGACATCGTCGCTGTGGGAGTGGAGAGCTTCTACGCCACCAATGATCACTActtctcccacccactcctcaaAGTCTCGGAGATGTTTCTGCTTCAGCCCTGGACTAATGTGGTGTACTACAGTCCTGAGGAGGTAAAAGTGGTCTCTGAGGGTTATTACTTCGCAAATGGAATTAACATCTCTCGGGACAAACG GCACTTATACGTGGTAGATTTATTCGGCCACGACGTGCATGTGTTGGAGCGGAAACAAGACAATTCACTGTCTTCTGTGAAG TCCGTGGCTTTGGGTTCACTCTGCGACAATGTTGAAGTTGAGCCTGAAACCGGTGACCTGTGGTTGGGCTGTCACCCCAACGCAGCGAAGGTTTTCATGTTCGACCCCAAAGACCCGCCCGGATCGGAG GTCATCCGCATCCAGAACATTCACTCGGATCAGCCGGTGGTGACTCAGGTGTATGCCGACGACGGAAATGTGATCAGAGGCTCGTCTGTGGCGACTGTCTATGGGGGGAAGTTGCTCATTGGCAGTGTGTTCCATAAAGCCTTGTGCTGTGATTTGAAGTAG